Proteins from a genomic interval of Danio rerio strain Tuebingen ecotype United States chromosome 4, GRCz12tu, whole genome shotgun sequence:
- the LOC101883431 gene encoding uncharacterized protein yields the protein MEAAVKFRVILDHEIKKLCVPEMPRTVKELEATIKQTFEIYVDISLQYKDQDFDDFITLSSTDDLKDRDTLKVVYVPPVILLTKEIPDLQTEDCFVSRAVSENHFACLPSTSSGSISAESDDTILLSPCSSEMHKPWPTEFPIPKFSYNTELALQYGNENFLRDGSLLYKEKSYPGIKSNILECLAELIFSYTPYPNDAHRCAVAEALIKRHPCLKEPGSFNGLYGWQQSLKYKVGNYRSKLRMHGIPEVLVNSVKRKSSENKQPAKNIKKARKAELNYLPPHPPGQTDDSLESKRLELTSENKKKNNDRVINELMSSTFSLRRQEIVGQAPGVTDLLERWPALFKPSQICEEFLRINGISLESTFMSQLDRHTPRMLSLFNEKGGAVGQRIKVEMMKLIQDPSASVDKRREVVLRCLVEYMGERQEDLISVYHSCEETEVHAELGSCPLKIYMCHQPDTIGIIIEGQPVVRGLPNLAKACCLLFGLTYAIDLKYPSKLMYTFEIYQRLFVGLDPMRPKSSPKYAKLLTKLS from the exons ATGGAGGCAGCTGTAAAGTTCCGTGTAATCCTGGACCATGAGATAAAGAAACTTTGTGTTCCTGAAATGCCACGTACAGTAAAAGAGTTGGAAGCAACCATAAAACAGACGTTTGAGATCTACGTGGACATAAGCCTTCAATACAAAGATCAAGATTTTGATGACTTCATTACTTTAAGTTCAACTGATGACCTGAAGGATAGGGACACACTAAAGGTAGTGTATGTCCCACCTGTCATTTTGCTAACAAAAGAGATTCCTGACCTTCAAACAGAAGATTGCTTTGTATCCAGAGCAGTGTCAGAAAATCACTTTGCGTGTCTACCATCCACATCAAGTGGCTCCATCTCTGCAGAATCAGATGACACCATACTACTCAGTCCCTGTAGCTCTGAAATGCACAAACCATGGCCAACAGAGTTTCCTATTCCAAAGTTTTCGTATAACACAGAGTTAGCGCTTCAGTATGGCAATGAGAACTTTCTCAGAGATGGTTCTCTTTTGTACAAAGAGAAGTCTTATCCTGGTATAAAGTCCAACATCCTGGAGTGTTTGGCAGAGCTCATATTTTCATACACTCCATACCCAAATGATGCACATCGATGTGCAGTAGCAGAGGCTCTCATAAAAAGGCATCCATGTTTGAAGGAGCCAGGCTCTTTCAATGGTCTCTATGGATGGCAGCAGAGCCTAAAGTATAAAGTAGGAAATTACCGAAGCAAACTTCGAATGCATGGGATTCCAGAAGTCTTGGTGAACTCTGTAAAGCGCAAATCTTCTGAGAACAAACAACCagcaaaaaacatcaaaaaagcTCGGAAAGCTGAGTTAAACTACCTGCCCCCTCATCCACCTGGGCAAACGGATGATTCCCTTGAGAGTAAGAGACTAGAGTTGACTTCTGAGAACAAGAAAAAGAATAACGACAGAGTTATAAATGAGTTGATGTCAAGTACCTTCAGTTTGAGAAGACAGGAGATTGTTGGTCAAGCCCCAGGTGTCACAGATCTTCTAGAGAGATGGCCCGCCCTCTTTAAACCTTCACAG ATCTGTGAAGAGTTCTTGAGAATCAATGGCATATCACTTGAGTCAACATTTATGTCACAGCTGGACAGACATACCCCAAGGATGTTGTCACTTTTCAATGAAAAGGGAGGAGCAGTTGGTCAAAGAATCAAGGTCGAAATGATGAAACTCATCCAG GATCCATCTGCCTCTGTAGACAAAAGGAGAGAAGTGGTTCTGAGATGCCTGGTAGAGTATATGGGAGAGAGACAAGAAGATCTCATCAGTGTCTACCAT AGCTGTGAGGAAACAGAGGTCCATGCTGAGCTTGGCAGCTGTCCACTGAAGATTTACATGTGCCATCAGCCCGACACGATTGGCATCATCATAGAAGGACAGCCCGTGgtcagaggtttgccaaacctgGCAAAAGCATGCTGCCTACTTTTTGGACTGACATATGCCATTGACCTGAAGTATCCATCTAAACTGATGTATACGTTTGAGATTTACCAGAGGCTGTTTGTGGGATTGGACCCCATGCGTCCTAAGTCATCACCCAAGTATGCAAAACTTCTCACCAAATTATCTTAG